The Herminiimonas arsenitoxidans genome window below encodes:
- the motA gene encoding flagellar motor stator protein MotA, whose protein sequence is MLVIIGYLAVVLSVFGGFALAGGHLASLLQPIELLMIGGAAVGAFFVGNNGKAIKATLKALPNVFKGSKYTKSLYMELMTLLFEILTKVRKEGLMSIEGDIDSPEESAIFTKYPTVLADHHIIEFMTDYLRLMVSGNMDAFQIENLMDNEIDTHHAEGEVPVHCIAKIGDGLPAFGIVAAVMGVVHTMASVGLPPAELGILIANALVGTFLGILLSYGFVSPLSSVLEQKLHESSKVFQCVKVTLLASLNGYAPALAVEFGRKVLFSTERPSFSELEEHIRQSKTK, encoded by the coding sequence TTGTTAGTCATTATTGGATATTTGGCTGTAGTGCTATCGGTCTTCGGTGGTTTTGCGTTGGCAGGTGGACATCTGGCGTCATTGTTACAGCCTATCGAATTGTTGATGATCGGCGGCGCGGCTGTTGGCGCATTCTTCGTTGGGAATAACGGCAAGGCAATCAAGGCAACATTAAAAGCGCTGCCTAACGTTTTTAAAGGTTCCAAATATACAAAAAGCTTGTATATGGAACTGATGACGCTTTTGTTTGAAATTCTCACCAAAGTGCGCAAGGAAGGTTTGATGTCGATTGAGGGCGATATCGACTCACCGGAAGAAAGCGCCATTTTCACCAAATACCCAACGGTTCTGGCCGATCACCACATTATTGAATTCATGACCGACTATTTGCGGCTCATGGTGTCGGGCAATATGGATGCCTTTCAGATTGAAAATCTGATGGATAACGAGATCGATACGCACCATGCTGAAGGCGAAGTCCCGGTCCACTGCATAGCCAAAATCGGTGATGGTTTACCTGCGTTCGGTATTGTTGCTGCTGTGATGGGCGTGGTGCATACGATGGCATCGGTTGGTTTGCCACCGGCAGAATTAGGTATTTTGATTGCTAATGCGCTGGTTGGTACTTTCCTCGGTATTTTGCTTTCCTACGGTTTTGTTTCTCCGCTGTCTAGCGTATTGGAACAGAAGTTGCATGAATCTTCGAAAGTATTCCAATGCGTCAAAGTGACATTGCTCGCGAGTTTGAATGGCTATGCGCCAGCGCTGGCAGTGGAATTCGGTCGCAAAGTATTGTTCTCTACTGAACGTCCTTCCTTTAGTGAGTTGGAAGAACACATCAGACAGTCGAAAACAAAATAA
- the motB gene encoding flagellar motor protein MotB, whose product MADEGLRPIIVKRIKKSGGGHHGGAWKIAYADFVTAMMAFFLLMWLLGSTTKGDLQGIADYFSTPLKVAMAGGSGSGDSSSVIKGGGKDMTRIDGQQKKGEDLTPAKNFNLKAAEAELERREVDRLKALKERIERAIETIPGLKQYKNQLLIDITTEGLRIQIVDEKNRPMFALARAELQPYTKVILHEIAKTLNDIPNRISLSGHTDATPYSSGEKSYSNWELSSDRANASRRELVAGGMEETKVLRVVGLSSAVLFDTKDPLNPINRRISIIVMNKKTEDSITQENRMVEVADKESAKDAVEAGANLSEVKPPVPAAAPTPVAR is encoded by the coding sequence ATGGCTGACGAAGGACTCCGTCCCATTATTGTTAAGCGCATTAAAAAATCCGGGGGCGGCCATCATGGCGGCGCCTGGAAGATTGCTTACGCCGATTTCGTCACGGCGATGATGGCGTTCTTTCTGTTGATGTGGTTGTTGGGCTCGACAACTAAAGGCGATCTGCAAGGCATCGCCGACTACTTCAGCACACCTTTGAAGGTGGCAATGGCCGGTGGTTCTGGCAGTGGCGATAGCTCAAGTGTCATCAAGGGCGGTGGTAAAGACATGACCCGCATCGATGGCCAACAGAAAAAAGGCGAAGACCTGACTCCTGCAAAAAACTTCAACCTGAAGGCTGCTGAGGCAGAGCTGGAGCGCAGAGAAGTCGATCGGCTCAAGGCATTGAAAGAGCGTATCGAGCGTGCAATCGAAACAATTCCCGGTCTGAAGCAGTATAAAAATCAACTCCTGATTGATATCACGACTGAAGGTTTGCGCATCCAAATCGTTGATGAAAAAAATCGGCCGATGTTTGCATTGGCAAGAGCCGAGTTACAACCGTATACCAAGGTGATCCTGCATGAGATCGCCAAGACGCTCAACGATATTCCAAACAGAATTAGTTTGTCCGGACACACGGACGCAACCCCATATTCCAGCGGTGAAAAAAGCTACAGCAACTGGGAGCTTTCATCTGATCGTGCCAATGCTTCACGTCGCGAACTGGTCGCCGGCGGGATGGAAGAAACCAAGGTTTTGCGTGTTGTCGGCCTGTCATCTGCTGTGCTCTTTGATACCAAAGATCCGCTCAATCCAATTAATCGCCGCATTAGCATTATCGTGATGAACAAGAAAACAGAAGACTCCATCACGCAAGAAAACCGGATGGTTGAAGTGGCAGATAAGGAAAGTGCGAAAGATGCGGTGGAAGCCGGCGCCAATTTATCCGAAGTGAAACCGCCTGTTCCAGCTGCAGCGCCTACTCCTGTAGCAAGATAA
- a CDS encoding chemotaxis protein — MNENDDRVFPMTIQNSLALQIKDLLSGLSDHGGQHLTEIETDLIQTNILLSEAIEKLSASFMAIHATVAAQQQIVDALIEQAAVSPQVMSELQDNSVQLDQHVNAAVTGLQFQDMTNQLIGRAMRRVIGFRDVLEMLDTDSAGMSVDADNERVIALLTKVNETLRTQSSNLEKELWKAVCQTHMESGDIELF; from the coding sequence GTGAACGAAAATGATGACCGGGTATTCCCCATGACAATACAAAATTCGTTGGCGCTGCAAATAAAGGATCTATTATCTGGACTGTCAGATCATGGAGGTCAACATCTGACAGAAATCGAAACAGACCTGATTCAGACGAATATTTTGCTGAGTGAAGCAATTGAAAAGCTGAGTGCGAGTTTCATGGCAATTCATGCGACAGTGGCTGCGCAGCAGCAGATTGTTGATGCGCTCATAGAACAAGCTGCTGTTTCACCTCAGGTCATGTCGGAGTTGCAAGATAATTCAGTCCAGCTTGATCAACATGTGAACGCTGCTGTGACTGGTCTGCAGTTTCAAGATATGACGAATCAATTGATTGGTCGCGCGATGCGCAGAGTCATTGGATTCCGTGATGTGCTGGAAATGCTGGATACGGATAGCGCTGGGATGTCTGTGGATGCGGACAACGAAAGAGTGATCGCGTTGCTGACTAAGGTCAATGAAACACTGAGAACGCAAAGCAGTAATCTGGAAAAAGAATTGTGGAAAGCCGTGTGCCAGACGCACATGGAAAGCGGCGATATCGAATTGTTTTAA
- a CDS encoding response regulator: MVKTILAVDDSGSLRQMVVFSLRAAGYQVTEAVDGQDGLEKAKTQVFDLVLTDQNMPRMDGFTLIRSLRALSTYQKIPILVLTTESSDEMKAKGRAAGANGWLVKPFDPQRLTEVVKKVIG; encoded by the coding sequence ATGGTAAAGACAATATTGGCAGTCGATGATTCGGGTTCATTGCGACAAATGGTGGTCTTCAGTTTGAGGGCTGCCGGCTATCAGGTGACGGAAGCTGTTGATGGACAAGATGGTCTGGAGAAGGCGAAGACGCAGGTTTTCGATCTGGTGTTGACCGATCAAAATATGCCACGCATGGATGGCTTCACCTTGATTCGCTCATTGCGAGCCTTGTCGACTTATCAAAAAATACCGATTCTCGTCTTGACGACGGAGTCTAGTGACGAGATGAAAGCAAAAGGACGTGCAGCCGGTGCAAACGGTTGGCTGGTAAAACCATTTGATCCGCAGCGATTGACTGAAGTTGTCAAAAAAGTGATCGGTTAA
- the cheA gene encoding chemotaxis protein CheA, with translation MTIDMSQFFQVFFDETEELLAEMEKLLLAVDVSAPDAEDLNAIFRAAHSIKGGAATFGITDLTEVTHVLETLLDRIRKGEMVLMAEHVDAFLSAKDVLKMQLDGHRLHTPVDLDAVADIRVLLESLSQDASPAPAAASSTSASHGKTSAAQTDRRFRIELPVTTARDVDALAAELGLLGEIQRDVLPDQRAVFTLSTQEGVDDIIAICSFILDPQDLKITEEAVIKGVHQSIDDRSRNEEEQGYGFFEPLHSTIAENAQGYGFFAPFVPLPLPEPVNKDTAEQDDEKGNALAVEEVHAAAATDKKPAVKRDADKMNVSAESSSIRVGIEKVDQLINLVGELVITQAMIEQRTGSLDPMLHERLLNSVSQLTRNTRDLQEAVMSIRMMPMDYVFSRFPRMVRDLATKLGKKVEFVTHGAATELDKGLIERIVDPLTHLVRNSIDHGIEMPEARLAAGKAASGQLSLSAGHQGGNIIIEVSDDGGGLNRDRILAKAKQQGMPVSDDLPDEEVWQLIFAPGFSTAEAVTDVSGRGVGMDVVKRNITAMGGVVDIRSSKGYGTTISISLPLTLAILDGMSIKVGDEIYILPLGYVVESLQPELLDVKEISGQGQVVKVRGDYLPLIPLYKMFNIEPRFTDPSEGIVVILESEGRKAALFVDDLVGQQQVVVKNIESNYRKVAGISGATILGDGGVSLIIDVAALLRSSRQLNDESIYS, from the coding sequence ATGACCATCGATATGAGTCAGTTCTTCCAGGTTTTTTTCGACGAGACGGAAGAACTACTGGCCGAGATGGAAAAGCTGTTGCTGGCGGTTGACGTCTCAGCCCCTGATGCAGAGGACTTGAATGCCATCTTTCGTGCTGCGCACTCGATCAAAGGTGGCGCTGCCACGTTTGGCATCACCGATTTAACGGAAGTAACGCACGTACTGGAAACCTTGCTGGATCGCATACGCAAGGGTGAGATGGTATTGATGGCTGAACATGTCGACGCATTTCTCTCGGCAAAAGATGTGTTGAAAATGCAGCTGGATGGTCATCGCTTGCATACACCAGTCGATCTGGATGCTGTCGCTGATATCCGCGTGTTGCTGGAGTCACTATCGCAGGATGCGTCGCCGGCACCAGCTGCGGCGTCGAGTACATCTGCTTCGCATGGCAAGACAAGCGCAGCACAGACAGATCGTCGCTTCCGGATTGAGTTGCCAGTAACTACTGCACGCGATGTTGATGCGCTGGCTGCAGAGTTGGGTTTACTGGGTGAAATCCAACGTGATGTGCTGCCGGATCAACGCGCAGTATTTACGCTGAGCACGCAAGAAGGTGTCGACGACATTATCGCGATTTGCTCTTTCATTCTTGATCCGCAAGATTTGAAGATTACGGAAGAGGCTGTCATCAAAGGCGTGCATCAGTCGATTGATGATCGCAGCCGCAATGAAGAGGAGCAGGGTTATGGTTTCTTCGAACCCTTGCACTCGACTATTGCCGAGAACGCGCAAGGTTATGGATTCTTTGCGCCGTTTGTTCCATTGCCTTTGCCTGAGCCTGTCAATAAAGATACAGCTGAGCAGGATGATGAAAAAGGGAATGCGCTGGCGGTAGAAGAAGTGCATGCGGCCGCAGCGACGGATAAGAAGCCTGCAGTCAAGCGTGACGCCGACAAGATGAATGTCAGCGCGGAATCATCATCGATACGCGTGGGCATAGAAAAAGTCGATCAACTGATCAATTTGGTGGGAGAGCTGGTCATCACGCAAGCGATGATAGAACAACGAACTGGCTCGCTTGATCCGATGCTGCATGAGCGTTTGTTGAATAGCGTATCGCAGTTGACGCGTAATACGCGCGATCTGCAAGAGGCAGTCATGTCGATACGCATGATGCCTATGGATTATGTGTTTTCGCGCTTTCCGCGCATGGTGCGCGATCTGGCAACGAAGCTGGGCAAGAAGGTGGAGTTTGTGACGCATGGTGCGGCAACTGAATTGGACAAAGGTCTGATTGAGCGCATTGTCGATCCGCTGACACATTTGGTACGTAACAGTATTGATCACGGTATTGAAATGCCGGAAGCGCGCTTGGCTGCGGGCAAAGCGGCATCCGGTCAGCTCTCTCTTTCCGCCGGTCATCAAGGCGGCAATATCATCATTGAAGTCAGTGATGATGGTGGTGGTTTGAATCGCGATCGTATCCTGGCTAAAGCCAAGCAACAAGGCATGCCGGTATCGGATGACTTGCCGGATGAAGAAGTTTGGCAATTGATTTTTGCGCCTGGTTTCTCGACGGCTGAAGCAGTAACCGATGTGTCCGGCCGCGGAGTTGGCATGGACGTCGTCAAACGGAACATCACCGCAATGGGTGGAGTGGTCGATATCCGTTCCAGTAAAGGCTATGGCACGACGATATCAATTTCTCTACCGTTGACGCTGGCTATTCTGGATGGCATGTCGATCAAGGTTGGAGATGAAATTTATATTCTCCCGCTCGGTTATGTCGTGGAATCGCTGCAACCGGAATTGCTCGATGTGAAAGAAATCAGTGGGCAAGGGCAGGTGGTCAAAGTGCGTGGCGATTATTTGCCTTTGATCCCGCTTTATAAAATGTTCAACATCGAACCACGTTTTACCGATCCGTCTGAAGGCATCGTTGTTATCCTGGAGTCAGAGGGGCGAAAAGCAGCTTTGTTTGTCGATGACCTGGTTGGGCAGCAACAAGTTGTAGTCAAAAATATCGAATCGAATTATCGTAAGGTGGCAGGAATATCAGGAGCCACAATTCTCGGTGACGGTGGCGTATCGCTGATTATCGATGTTGCAGCATTACTACGTTCAAGCCGTCAATTGAATGACGAATCCATTTATTCCTGA
- a CDS encoding chemotaxis protein CheW: MIHNIQNNTTGAENGNEFLAFTLGKEEYGIDILKVQEIRGYEAVTRIANAPEFVKGVVNLRGIIVPIVDMRIKFNLGEPTYDQFTVVIILNIGGRVVGMVVDSVSDVITLSPEQIKPAPEMGTAFNTDYLIGLGTLDERMLILVDIDKLMSSTEMGLIEKIAA, encoded by the coding sequence ATGATTCACAACATACAAAACAATACAACTGGTGCTGAAAACGGCAACGAGTTTCTGGCGTTTACGCTAGGCAAGGAAGAGTACGGCATCGACATCCTGAAAGTTCAGGAAATCCGCGGTTATGAAGCAGTGACACGCATTGCGAATGCGCCGGAGTTTGTCAAAGGTGTGGTCAATCTGCGCGGCATCATTGTGCCTATCGTCGATATGCGTATCAAATTCAATCTGGGTGAGCCGACCTACGATCAATTTACAGTCGTGATTATTCTCAATATCGGCGGCCGCGTAGTTGGCATGGTGGTGGATAGTGTTTCAGACGTGATTACTTTGTCACCTGAGCAAATCAAACCAGCACCGGAAATGGGTACGGCCTTCAATACCGATTACTTGATCGGTTTGGGTACCTTGGATGAGCGCATGCTGATTCTGGTGGATATCGATAAATTGATGTCCAGCACAGAGATGGGTTTGATTGAAAAAATTGCAGCGTAA
- a CDS encoding CheR family methyltransferase, which translates to MKVTSQIRSEGSKEFEFTARDFERVRALIYKRAGIALAESKQEMVYSRLARRLRATGIGSFVSYLDQLEQGGNDEEWEAFTNALTTNLTSFFREAHHFPILAEHLKKIKEPIEIWCSAASTGEEPYSIAMTACEAFNTLTPPVRIIATDIDTNVLNTGANGVYSMDRLDKMSPERAKRFFLRGKGAKEGMVRVRPELRQMITFKQVNLLASNWAISGQFDVIFCRNVMIYFDKPTQGKILDRFAPLMKSDGLLFAGHSENFLYVTDAFKLRGKTVYELEQNKKAGSSPTRRT; encoded by the coding sequence ATGAAAGTGACTTCTCAGATCAGATCGGAAGGCTCCAAAGAGTTCGAGTTTACAGCTCGTGATTTTGAACGAGTGCGGGCTCTTATATATAAAAGAGCCGGCATCGCTTTGGCCGAGAGCAAGCAGGAAATGGTTTACAGCCGTTTGGCCCGTCGCCTGCGTGCGACGGGTATCGGCTCGTTTGTCAGCTACCTGGACCAGCTTGAACAAGGTGGCAACGATGAAGAGTGGGAAGCGTTTACCAACGCACTGACAACCAATCTCACTTCATTCTTTCGCGAGGCACATCATTTCCCGATTCTTGCCGAGCATCTGAAAAAAATTAAAGAACCGATCGAAATCTGGTGCTCCGCTGCATCGACTGGCGAAGAGCCGTATTCGATTGCGATGACTGCATGCGAGGCGTTCAATACTCTGACACCGCCGGTACGTATTATTGCAACCGATATCGATACCAATGTATTGAACACTGGCGCCAATGGTGTGTATTCGATGGATAGACTCGATAAAATGTCGCCGGAACGTGCAAAGCGTTTCTTCTTGCGCGGCAAGGGCGCCAAAGAAGGCATGGTACGCGTGCGTCCGGAGCTGCGACAGATGATTACCTTCAAACAGGTAAATCTGCTGGCAAGCAACTGGGCGATTTCGGGACAGTTCGATGTGATCTTCTGCCGTAACGTGATGATCTATTTTGACAAGCCGACTCAAGGGAAAATACTGGATCGTTTCGCGCCTTTGATGAAGTCGGATGGCTTGTTATTTGCCGGTCATTCGGAGAACTTCCTGTACGTCACAGATGCATTCAAGTTGCGCGGGAAAACAGTTTACGAGCTGGAACAGAACAAGAAAGCGGGTTCGTCGCCAACACGTCGAACATAA
- the cheD gene encoding chemoreceptor glutamine deamidase CheD codes for MNELTKEHFATNVYYDRTFDRDAAKILPGEYYYTGKDMLIVTVLGSCVSACIRDRVTGVGGMNHFMLPDSGGDADSPISASARYGTYAMEILINDLLKAGARRENLEAKVFGGGNVLSGFSSINVGQRNAQFVRSFLKIENIRIVAEDLNDIHPRKVYYFPRTGKVLVKKLRQLNNNTLVNREQDYANRLQSGSVSGDVELFS; via the coding sequence ATGAATGAATTGACCAAAGAACATTTCGCCACGAATGTCTATTACGACCGGACATTCGATCGCGACGCAGCCAAGATCTTGCCGGGTGAGTATTACTACACCGGTAAAGACATGCTGATTGTGACCGTTCTTGGATCATGCGTATCAGCTTGCATACGCGATCGTGTCACCGGTGTCGGTGGTATGAATCACTTCATGTTGCCGGACAGTGGCGGCGATGCAGATAGTCCGATTTCTGCATCGGCACGTTATGGCACGTATGCGATGGAAATCCTGATCAATGATTTGCTGAAAGCGGGTGCACGCCGCGAGAATCTGGAAGCCAAAGTATTTGGCGGCGGTAATGTCTTGAGTGGCTTCAGCTCGATTAATGTCGGTCAGCGCAATGCGCAATTCGTACGTAGTTTTCTGAAGATAGAAAACATTCGTATCGTTGCAGAAGACTTGAACGACATACATCCACGCAAGGTGTATTACTTCCCGCGTACCGGCAAAGTATTGGTCAAAAAACTCAGACAGTTGAACAACAATACATTGGTCAATCGCGAACAGGATTATGCGAATCGTCTACAGTCTGGCAGCGTCAGTGGAGACGTGGAACTCTTTTCTTGA
- a CDS encoding protein-glutamate methylesterase/protein-glutamine glutaminase codes for MKIKVLIVDDSALIRSVMKEIINSQPDMEVVGVAPDPIIARDLIKQTNPDVLTLDVEMPRMDGLDFLEKLMRLRPMPVVMVSSLTERGSEITLRALELGAVDFVTKPKMSIQSGMLEYTEMIADKIRAASKARIKSRPIVQHDANKQTGDGVLPLIRNPLTSSEKLIIIGASTGGTEAIKDFLMQMPSDCPGILITQHMPAGFTKSFAQRLDSLCKIGVKESEGGERILPGHAYLAPGHSHLQLIRSGANYVTQLDQGPPVNRHRPSVDVLFHSAAVHAGKNAVGVILTGMGKDGALGMLEMKNAGAYNFAQDEASCVVFGMPREAIAVGATHEVGALNALPGMVLGHLATHSSRALRV; via the coding sequence ATGAAAATTAAAGTATTGATCGTAGATGATTCAGCGCTGATACGCAGCGTGATGAAGGAGATCATCAATAGCCAACCGGATATGGAAGTTGTCGGCGTGGCACCGGACCCGATTATCGCGCGTGATTTGATCAAGCAAACAAATCCGGACGTGTTGACGTTGGACGTTGAGATGCCGCGTATGGACGGTCTGGATTTCCTGGAAAAATTGATGCGTTTGCGTCCGATGCCGGTGGTGATGGTGTCTTCGCTGACAGAGCGCGGTTCGGAAATTACCTTGCGCGCACTTGAGCTGGGTGCGGTTGATTTCGTCACCAAGCCGAAGATGTCGATTCAGAGCGGCATGCTTGAATATACAGAGATGATTGCCGACAAGATTCGTGCAGCATCGAAAGCACGTATCAAGTCACGCCCGATCGTGCAGCATGATGCGAACAAGCAAACTGGCGATGGCGTTTTACCGCTGATACGCAATCCTCTTACCAGTAGTGAAAAACTGATCATCATCGGTGCATCTACCGGTGGTACGGAAGCGATCAAGGACTTCCTGATGCAGATGCCATCTGATTGTCCGGGCATCCTGATCACGCAACACATGCCGGCTGGATTTACTAAATCGTTTGCGCAACGTCTGGATAGTTTGTGCAAAATCGGCGTGAAAGAATCGGAAGGCGGCGAGCGGATTTTGCCTGGTCATGCTTATCTGGCGCCTGGCCATTCGCATCTGCAATTAATACGTAGTGGTGCCAACTATGTAACGCAACTTGACCAAGGCCCGCCAGTCAATCGTCATCGTCCATCGGTCGACGTGTTGTTCCATTCAGCGGCAGTGCATGCCGGCAAGAATGCTGTCGGCGTAATACTGACAGGGATGGGTAAGGATGGTGCATTGGGCATGCTGGAAATGAAGAATGCCGGTGCCTATAACTTCGCGCAGGACGAGGCGTCATGCGTAGTATTCGGTATGCCGCGTGAAGCGATTGCAGTCGGTGCAACGCATGAAGTTGGCGCATTGAATGCACTGCCAGGAATGGTTTTAGGTCATCTGGCGACGCATAGCAGTCGCGCATTGCGCGTCTAA
- the cheY gene encoding chemotaxis response regulator CheY, protein MAGPNTKFLVVDDFSTMRRIVRNLLKELGYTNVDEAEDGAMALAKLRSEQFDFVVSDWNMPNMDGLTMLQHIRADPALSKLPVLMVTAEAKKENIIAAAQAGANGYVVKPFTAATLDEKLAKIFEKLAAAGA, encoded by the coding sequence ATGGCAGGCCCAAATACCAAATTTTTAGTTGTTGATGATTTTTCAACAATGCGTCGCATTGTTCGCAACCTCTTGAAGGAACTGGGCTATACGAACGTCGATGAAGCGGAAGATGGCGCAATGGCTCTCGCGAAATTGCGTAGCGAACAATTCGACTTCGTCGTGTCCGACTGGAACATGCCGAATATGGACGGTTTGACGATGTTGCAACATATTCGTGCCGATCCAGCACTTTCCAAATTGCCAGTGTTGATGGTTACGGCAGAAGCGAAAAAAGAAAACATCATCGCCGCTGCACAAGCAGGTGCAAACGGTTATGTGGTCAAGCCATTTACCGCTGCGACACTGGACGAAAAACTCGCGAAGATTTTCGAAAAACTGGCTGCTGCCGGGGCCTGA
- the cheZ gene encoding protein phosphatase CheZ: MSGASSAQTVSETDHANLANDEVLSRVGHMTRALHESLRGLGFDQLIERASHDIPDARDRLDYVARMTEQAAQRVLNATEAAGPLQERIQSDAAAMSTEWQQALQGNFSEEKYRALAEQTIAHLNATQSATTETRQHLMNIMMAQDFQDLTGQVIKKVTELAHGLEQQLLQLLVDYAPPEKKKEVDTGLLNGPQINPVGNDVVAGQEQVDDLLESLGF; encoded by the coding sequence TTGAGCGGCGCCTCATCTGCACAGACAGTATCCGAAACAGATCACGCAAACTTGGCGAACGACGAAGTGCTGTCGCGCGTGGGGCATATGACCCGCGCGCTGCATGAGAGTCTGCGCGGCCTGGGTTTCGATCAATTAATAGAACGTGCTTCGCACGATATTCCTGATGCACGTGATCGCCTTGATTACGTTGCACGTATGACTGAGCAGGCCGCACAACGTGTCTTGAACGCGACTGAAGCGGCGGGTCCTTTGCAAGAACGCATTCAGTCTGATGCCGCCGCAATGTCTACGGAATGGCAGCAAGCCTTGCAAGGTAATTTTTCTGAAGAAAAATATCGTGCCTTGGCAGAGCAGACCATTGCTCATCTGAATGCAACACAAAGCGCGACGACAGAAACCAGGCAGCATCTGATGAACATCATGATGGCGCAGGACTTTCAGGATTTGACCGGACAAGTCATCAAGAAAGTCACCGAACTGGCGCATGGTCTGGAGCAGCAGTTGCTGCAATTGCTGGTCGATTACGCTCCGCCTGAGAAGAAGAAAGAAGTCGATACCGGTTTGCTGAACGGGCCGCAAATCAATCCAGTCGGTAATGATGTGGTTGCTGGTCAAGAGCAGGTCGATGATCTGCTTGAAAGCCTGGGTTTCTAA
- a CDS encoding EAL and HDOD domain-containing protein, with translation MPEMKFIVREPLLNAAQQLLGYELSWQSNEQDGGMASDEDLLELVTFVAAQLHDKESVWLLNDSVLFFEATPALVASDVVKKLPAQNTVFRLSSADLADKETLRVVSDLRQQGYGISLRDADTLPHNSQLLQVVSHVEGHFSRDSTDVKAIEQSLKSDYVKLIARQITDWREYDHCVANGLYAFIGNLYLTQRPNAEKKGLNSAQLIIVQLMEMVRQNADIRELEEVLKRDAALSYKLFRYINNVGYGLGAEIQSLRHAVTMLGYSPLYRWLSLLLATASTHSHSAVLMQTAIVRGRFAELAGHGILPKHEAENLFVVGMFSLLDRLLGIPMEEVLSKIQLSESVAQALLTRDGMYGPFLALAEACEPNNGDIGALADSLFISSRQVNEAHLAALAWAQAIKI, from the coding sequence ATGCCTGAAATGAAATTCATCGTGCGTGAGCCGTTGCTGAATGCAGCGCAGCAGCTCCTCGGATACGAGCTGTCGTGGCAAAGCAATGAGCAAGATGGTGGGATGGCCAGCGATGAGGATTTGCTGGAACTGGTGACCTTTGTCGCTGCGCAATTGCACGATAAAGAATCGGTTTGGTTGCTGAATGACAGTGTGCTGTTTTTTGAAGCGACGCCGGCCTTGGTCGCTTCCGATGTAGTAAAAAAACTGCCTGCACAAAACACGGTATTTCGCCTGAGCTCAGCGGATCTGGCAGATAAAGAAACGCTCAGAGTAGTGAGTGACTTGCGACAACAAGGTTATGGAATTTCACTGCGCGATGCAGATACTTTGCCGCATAACAGTCAGCTTTTGCAAGTCGTCAGCCATGTCGAGGGACACTTCAGTCGTGACAGTACAGATGTAAAAGCAATCGAGCAGAGTCTGAAATCTGACTATGTCAAATTGATCGCGCGCCAGATCACCGATTGGCGCGAATACGATCATTGTGTCGCAAACGGGCTGTACGCATTCATAGGCAATCTATACCTGACACAGCGCCCAAATGCTGAGAAAAAGGGATTGAATTCAGCACAGCTCATCATTGTCCAGTTGATGGAAATGGTGCGGCAAAATGCCGATATTCGTGAGCTTGAAGAAGTGCTAAAGCGCGATGCTGCGTTGTCATACAAGTTATTCCGCTATATCAACAATGTCGGTTACGGTTTGGGGGCGGAAATTCAATCTTTGCGTCATGCCGTGACGATGCTTGGTTATTCGCCTTTGTATCGCTGGTTGTCTTTGTTGTTGGCCACTGCCAGTACGCATAGCCATTCGGCAGTGTTGATGCAAACGGCGATTGTGCGTGGTCGCTTTGCAGAATTAGCCGGGCACGGCATTTTGCCCAAACATGAGGCCGAAAACCTGTTTGTGGTCGGCATGTTTTCCTTGCTGGATCGTTTGCTGGGTATTCCGATGGAAGAGGTGCTGAGCAAGATTCAGCTCTCAGAATCGGTAGCACAAGCATTGCTGACGCGTGACGGCATGTACGGCCCATTCCTGGCGCTTGCCGAGGCATGTGAGCCGAATAATGGCGATATTGGCGCACTGGCTGACTCTCTTTTCATCAGCTCGCGTCAGGTCAATGAAGCGCATTTGGCCGCACTGGCCTGGGCGCAAGCCATCAAGATTTAG